The DNA window cgtgGCTTTCTCCGACTCGCCTCCTTTTGCGCTCCGACCGCTGCTCTTCTGCAGGAACTTGGCGAAGTAGTTGTCAAGGTTCAtgatgcgtgtgtctgtgtggaggggggagggggtggatgGGTGCGGGGAAGGGGCTAAAGATCGTCCGTGCGCTGGGCTGCGTGCTGATGAGCACGCCGACACGATAAGCGGCGTGAGTCGGCGCTGCGTTTGGGCGAAAGGCGAAGTGATGccacgagagagaaggcagatcagcacgcacagacacaacACCTTGCTTCTCCTATGGAATAATACCGGACTGGATGCGCACCGGGGATGGGCGTGGGGGTGTTGCAGCGGTATGAGGAGAACAGGCGAGAGGAATGCAAGATGCGCGTCGGCCGTcgcgaggaagggagagagacacgagaatgaagagggaggcgaggcgcaacgggcgcgcgcgcgttggaCTGCCGTCGCGTCAGGCCTAGCAGAGCTgaggagagatggagagcCTCCTGTGTAGTATGCGGCACGAAGGTACGCAGCATTGAACGCACACAATGGGTGCGCACCCGCCACGGTGATTACCGAGGGGCTGTCACTGCCGAAGATGCCGGGAGGGAGCGAAGAGAAAGGCGTCCACCCTTGCTGCCGCCTCCCAGAAGCGACTTCGCTTCTTGCGCCTTCTGAAGAGTTCTTCGCTTGCCTGCTGCCCTGTAATTCGAGGTGCCCGTGTTAGGGTGGTGCGCACTTTATgtagctgctgccgctgctgcgcagcagccacagacCCTCACTCTTACTCTCACCTTGTGCCTGTGTATGCGTGGGAACCTCTGCTTCAGCGGAAAAGCACCGAGAGCGCACCTCTCCACATTCACTCAcgcctcacccccccccctcccgtgAGCGCACCGACAGCGCTGCATGTTTGCTTCATCACCATCACGACTGTCATtggcctccttctctcttcccttctctgtctctctcgcctaCGGGTGGCCCTCCACACGCTTCTTGGCGCGCGCACTGAGACAGAACAAGGGGCAGGTAGGGAGCGGCCTTGTTCGCTATCaacgtcgccatcgccgccaccattATTGGGAGCCGACACGAGCGCACATCCGCGTCCACATGTGTCGGTCTGTTTTACCAGCTCGTGCTGTTGCTCAGCTCTTCGCGTGTACTCACACGGCTCAGGAGAACAGTGATGTCATCCGGCTTGCCGCCCTTGGCGTCAGTTTGCCCAAACTGACGCAGCATCGAGGCCCATGGCGAGTTGGTATCCGGGTTCACGGAGGTCTTGTAGGCGTCGGTGATGATGCGCTGTGCGACACGGTAGGGGTCCACGTAGTCGATCTTCTCGTCCAAGATGCCACTGAGGAAGAAGCCCACAAGCGGGATTTTGGCGATGGggctctcctccaccttgcCAATCCACCCGGCGTCCGCGGCGAGCTGGGAGTTGAAGCGATTGTCGAAGAGGCCGTCGGTGCCCATCACAATAACGTCGCCCTCTTGCACCGGCACCGACTCGCGAACACAGTCCTGCACGCGGTCAGAGAACGCGCGCCCTACCatcggctgcggcagcactgccAGCTGGAACGGCGCGTTGAAGCCGTGCACCTTCTCGTGTGCGCGGAAGTACATGCTGCGGTTGCGCACCACCAtcacgccgctgtcgccgaggTTCGCCACGTCGAGCTTGTGGCTGCCGTCATCGTCTTTGCGCAGAGTTGCCACAcaggccgtgctgctgcccaccTTGACAATGCCGTCCTTCACTACTTTGGTGTAGGCGGCATCAAGGATCTTTTCCGGGTCGCGCTCGCCACGGTGCGTCTCCGCAAACAGCTTCGCGTTTTCCATCAACGCGTTGGCAAACAAGGAGGGGTCGACGCCCTCAGCGCGCCAGCCGCCGACACCGTCGGCAACGCCGATGACCTTGTAGTTGTTCGCTACGAAGAAGCTGTCTTCGCCGCAGTCGAGCTCGATGAAGCTCGCGCGCTTGCGCCAGCTCACCGACTGCCTCCGCTTGCGCTCGTCCGTGTCGCTGCGGTACATCTTCTGCGGCGTCGGCTTCGCCTTGCAGAAGGCCCAGctctgcagcaccagctCTGTCGGGTCCTTCTCATCCTCCGGGGCCTCATCCGGCGGCGTGCCCCACGAGTTCACGTTGTCGTTggcctgcgccagcgcctgcgcgcttGGCTGGCCGTTCGGCCTTAGCGGTACACTGTGACGAGCACCCAtcgttgtgcgcgtgtgcacaagtggaggtggtgggagggagggaacgGGTGTAGGGACAGGCTGCTGATCGCTCACGGGCACGCAATGCCGTCGGAGCAATGACTTGCTGTCTGATGCGACTCACGTCGTTCTCGAGGATGGGATACCTATCCTTCACACGCAAGACGGGCAGACACGCAGCCTGTCACACCAACGATGCACCTGATGTCCATCGAGGAGGCGTTGCtcaagagagggagagggaggaagggagggggagacgcGGAAACGTAAGgaggacagcagcgggagcacactcacagagagcgagagcgagcgagacgagaagaagggggaggaggtaTCGCTTCTTTCGCTTGCCTTCGTGGCAGGTGCAGTTCTACACGGTATGTGTCTCGgttgggagggggaggagaaggcgtggtggtgggtgggggtggggggtcaTCAGGGATATGGCAGAGGGAGGACCttgaaggggggggggcctcaCCTGCGTACGCAGCAGATGCGTGAGTGAAAcgcatgagagagagagagagagagagagacgcacagagGGGTGAAGAGAACAAGCAGAGACAATGAAATCGAGAACGAGAGTAGAATGCACGTACGCAAGGAAAGGCGTTATCACTCACGTGCGCACGGCCCTTCCACATCTTCCCATCCCCGTAAGtactgccccccccctcgccccaCCATCCCGCATCCTCTCACGGATCGTCCGTGAGGATGTGCGACTCCGGCACACCCGTAGAGACAAGTGCCTCGGTGCAGTCTTTCACAAATTTCTGCGGGCCACACACGTACGCCAGCTGCATGTCTGCGCCGAAGTACTTCTGGACAGCTGCGGAAACATTCGCCGGCTGTAGGCGGGAGCGGTGGGTAATGGTGGCTACGGGGCAGGAGTCCGGTGGCGACGATCCGGGGCTTGTGCGCTGCCCCTGACCAGCATCCGTGCTCAGGGCGATGAAGAGCTCCATCACGTACGTTTTGCCGGGCTTTCTCGCACCGCTTCCGCCGCTGGTCTTCTCAGCCGTGTCCAGCGCTGAGCGAGGGAACTCTCGTTGCCACCGCCCGAACTGCTCCAGCTTCGGCACCGTCTCCAGAGTGCGGTTCGAGTGCAGGTGCACCacgtgcagcggctccgcACTCGCCACGTAGAGCGAGTTGCCGAGGGAGGCGTTCAGGAAAGCGTACGCCGGTGTCATGCCGACCCCGGCCGTCAGCCACAGCACCCTGCCGCCCACTCTGCGAATGGTGTCACGGTGGCGGGCGAAGGTGAAGGTGCCGCCGACGCGAgtgatgggcagcggcacgctcaGCGAATGCTCGTGCagccacgcgctgccgcttgcCTGCGTGTCAGTGCCGGCAGCCTTCACGATGATGCTGAAGAGAGTGCTGTTGTGATTCATGTCACAGATGGTCCAGCGGCGTCGCATCGGTTCCcctgctgtggctgcgggggcggaagaggaggagagaagatCCACAgcttggccgccgccgccattgGCTGTGCGTCTCTCCTTGATTGGGAGCTCGAGCTCCACGTACTCACCAAGCTCCGCATGCCGGAGCAGGGGACCCGCGTGGTGGACGAAGTCGAACTGCCGTACTTGGGGGCAGACGTCGGTGATGGCAACACAGGAGACCATAAGGCGCGTTgtggggctgctgcagctgctgccgcgggaTGTGATCTCGTGTGGCCGCGTCTTCTGTGCATGGTCGAGCGAGTTGGCGCCCCGGGTGCCGGTGTTGCCGCCGGCTTCAGCAAGCGAGCCCATGTGCTGAAAGACTTGGCCGCTGCGCAGTTCGACGCCGGCATGGCTGTGAATGCCTGGCACACGCAggccgcggccaccgccgtcgaCTGGCAGGCTCATGGGCCTCTCCCGGTTTGCCAGCTCCATGGAAGCATACGTGTCGCTTTCCAGTGTGGGGCCACTGAGGTCCACCAGCACGTAAACATCGTCGGCCTCATCCACCTCCACCTTGTGGACACGCTGCTTGCAGCCCTTCGATCGGACCACCTGCTTTGGCGTCCCGCCCGCAGGGCTCAACTCGACGCCCAAGTATAGTCCCTCGCCGGTGTCCAGCGCGATCTTGTAGCTGTGCCACGGGCATACAATGCATGGGTGGCCGCCCATCTCTTCGATGTCtccaagcagcagcggcccgcCATGGTGGTAGCATGCGTTGTCGATTGCGTAGAGCTCATTACGATTGCACACCACGGCGATGTTGCGTGTGCCGCAGCGGACAAGCTGACGGGAGCCGTTCGTGAAGTGCAAGCGCTTGCCCACGTACACTCGATCGGGCGCCGAGCTTGCAGACATGACAGTGTCGAATAACGGCAGgagtgtgtgtttgtgtgtgtgtgtgtgtgtgcaagggGTAGtggaaaggggagggagggcggcaggGACTTCTGAGCAAACAGAGGAAGTGGAGGGTACGCCGGCAGTCGCACACACAGGATGTGCGAggtgggaggagagggggagggggacgggcagagaggggcgacgcgcaggcacatgcacacgtgaCGTGATcagcagaagaggagggaagagggactAAAAGCCGTGGCGACACGCGGAGGCACCGTTGTGCGGACGCTTGACCGAGTGGGCGGTCGTGTGGATAGGTATGGGCGCGTCTTACCTACGACTcggagagagggcggggaaagcaaggaaggagagaaatttgaaggagaagaggctTTCGCACTGTGAccgcggctggtgctgggGGTGGGCGGAAAGGCAGTCAGCACCCGGGAACCCACAACCGCGTTGATGCCTCTATCAaggtgtgccgctgcggagaagggggaggggagggaccATGGCAGATGCTGTGAAGGATGCCGCGCGCTCACAAACACTGAcccagagagggagaagagcacTAGTTCGCTTCCAttttcgtgtgcgtgcacttGCGAGCGGAACGCGTCTATACCTCCCTCTGCTTGTCGCTCCCTCTGTGTAGTTGCTTCTATACACGGCCAGCAAGGCGTTTCTTATCCCTCAATGCGGGGCTGCATACACGGATGCGCGTGCCACCACTTCCATCGgcggtgggagaggggcggcgcCTGCGACACGGAAAGACCAAAgtgaaagagaaggaggtaGAAGGGCTGGTGGAGCGTGAGCAGCAGGAAGAGGCGCGCGCCGATGTGCGAGAGATGGGAAGTGGTACAGGATGTCTCCTCGTtgccttccctctctctatcaGCTCCCCCACACGTATTGCAGCGAGAAGCTTCGGCCGACTTGCGATGCCTCTGCTCTCTTGCCCTGCATCGacctcacacacacacaccttcgGTGTAAGGGTGTGCATATGTAGACCACTCCCTCGTTCAGTCGCCGCGAAGGAAAGGGCTGCGCCGTCAGCCTCACCTGCAGGCAAGTATGCGTACACGAAGACGGGCCATCCActacctcctccccctccgtgAGCCGCTCAAACACGACGGCCAGCTCGCAGCGCTAcggctctctcttccctcctccctcaccatTACTTCATTGCTTCATGACTGCCGCGGCTCTGCACATTACTCGAAATCTCTGCCCCAAACGGAAACGCTCCCACACACATGCAGGCACAGAAGCGCGCCAGTACGCACTCTCGCCCTCTTTCCCTCACTCCCGCTCCCACCATCACTGCCAGTGTCTCTGTACTTCAACAAGCGCGCCAGAGAGCGGAGAGGACgcgcgggagggggggggagagggcagaaAGCACACAAGGAGAGAACGGAAGATGCACAGAGAGCTGCAACGCTCTCACGCGCCCTTCAAGGAGAATTTCTGCTTCTCGGCGTTCTCCACCACGCGCTCCCGGTAGAGGCCTTTGCGCCGCATAATGCGCTCTAAAAGCTGCTCCGCAATGTTTTTGGTCGCCACCTCGGCACCGTGCTCCTCGAATTCTTCCTTCGTTGTGGGCACAAAGTACGGATCGGCGTCGATGACCTCCCAGTGACTcatctgcagctgcgccgtcgaGGCGCCTTGCGTCTGTACGCGCAGCTCGTCCTGCAAGCCGAACGCCTCAACTGCCGGTAGCCAGCAGCGGATGTAGAAGAGGTCGCTGCCCTCGTtcggcacctcctccacgatctcagagcggcggcggctcagTGAGGCGTAGATCTTGCCCTGGGTAAAGCCGGAGGAGTACACAGTGCACTCGTACACAGGCTCGACAAGACGGCGAGGGTGCAACTTCAtcgcagcgcggcacgccTCCCGCACGCTGGGCAGAACCATGCCACCGGAGATGTCGGAGTCTGCGTCCACAAAGATGTTTGTCACCACAAAAGCCACCCCGTACAAGGGCTCCTGTGCCATCGGCCCGCTCTCGCACGCGGCCTGAAAGCCTGCCACGACGGATTCCTTCCAGTCTTGCAGCGTCGCCCAGCATGCCACTGGATCCGCAGTGCCGTCGAAGTTGGCCAGCAGCACTGCTCCAAGGAAGCCGAGCCGAGACGGGCCGCTGGAGACGACGCCGTTCTTGACATCCGCCGAAAAGCGCCTGTGCTCCGCCAGGGCGGCCACTGCCTGCCGCAGAAGCTGCGGGTTGTTGCCGCTGTTCTTCCCGTCGTCTTTGATCAGCTCGAGCACCTcggccggcagcggccgcgcttGGAGGGTGACGTGGAAGGCGCCGTCCATGAGCGACGCGGTGTGCGGCTTCGGCTTGGCGCTCAGGTTGCTCACGATGGTCTCGCGAAAGGATACGAGCGGCTCCGAGGCGACCACCTCTACCTGTGCAAACGTGTCGATGAGGTCCTTGAGGCAGCGCTCTGCGTGAACTTCGCCTGCTGTGCCGATCACGTGCTCGCCGGTTGGCAGCATGCTCACCTCCACCTGCGGGTCGACTTTATAGAGCAGCCGCAGGCcccgctccagctcctgcaaGCTCCTCGGGTCCTTCGGGAAGACAGAGAGCCGCACTATCGAGGTGCTCTGCAGCACAAGCGGCTTGAAGGGCGGCATGTTAGGCACGCTGCTGATGGTGGCGTACTTGGTGATGCACGGGGTGAGACCGCCGACACCGCAGAGGAAGCCAGCGCTCACCTCCGACGTCTCCTCAAGACCGGCGCCGCGGAAGAGATAGACGCTGCCTACcgtcgcctccaccaccacgccaTCGCTGTGCACATACACTGGCTGCCCGGCGCGCAGGCGCCCGCTGTAGACGCGCCCGAACCCAATGAAGGCTCCATCGTGGTTCTCCACGGAGCCGACGACGCGACCGACGAGGTATTGCGTGTCGATTAGCTTGCAGATATACACGATACACGGCGCCTCCGGGGACTGGTCGCAGTTCATGagcgcctccttcagctccgcGGGGGTGTCGGCCTCGAAGCCCGGGACGAGAGAAggcaggcggcgccgctgcaaggTGACCGGAGAGCCGAGCCGCGAGCACACCGTGTCAAGCACACAGGGGGCGAGGGGCATCCACACCGAGAGCAGCGCCTTCAGCTTGCCGCGCGGGTCTCGGCGTGGGTTGTTCCACTTGCTCTCGGCAATCTTCAGCTTCTCGGACAACTGCTTCTGCCGCTCCTCGCTCGCGCTGTCACCGAGAAATGCGTCGTAGAGCTGCCAGATGGGTTCGAGCATGAGCTGCACAGCCAAGGGCAGCTGCCCCGCTTTCTTCGGCTTCGGAGTCACGGTCTTGGTCTTGGGGTCGAGGTAGTGCTCTCCCCAGAGGGCCTCCGCGAGGTTGTGCAGCGGTACCTTGTCCTTGTACAGCCTCACGAAGAAGTCCACACTGACGGCCCAGCCATCGTAGCAGCTGCAGAAAAGGACGTTGCCCTTGGACGGATCGAACCACACGTCGTCGCTGGGGTCCTCGCGCTTCATGTCCTGAT is part of the Leishmania major strain Friedlin complete genome, chromosome 25 genome and encodes:
- a CDS encoding elongation factor 2-like protein, coding for MSVRMADAVQKLSEKPENIRNFCMVAHVDHGKTTLSDYLVASNGILSPQLAGEVRLLDSRPDEQERCITMKASSIALHHAYAGKTHVLNLVDSPGHIDFSCEVSTAMRLCDGAVVIVDVVDGVTQQTSSILRQTYQEGLSMCLVLNKIDLLVTTQQYTAEEAYLRLRSIIEICNAILASYANQMKIQELDQDMKREDPSDDVWFDPSKGNVLFCSCYDGWAVSVDFFVRLYKDKVPLHNLAEALWGEHYLDPKTKTVTPKPKKAGQLPLAVQLMLEPIWQLYDAFLGDSASEERQKQLSEKLKIAESKWNNPRRDPRGKLKALLSVWMPLAPCVLDTVCSRLGSPVTLQRRRLPSLVPGFEADTPAELKEALMNCDQSPEAPCIVYICKLIDTQYLVGRVVGSVENHDGAFIGFGRVYSGRLRAGQPVYVHSDGVVVEATVGSVYLFRGAGLEETSEVSAGFLCGVGGLTPCITKYATISSVPNMPPFKPLVLQSTSIVRLSVFPKDPRSLQELERGLRLLYKVDPQVEVSMLPTGEHVIGTAGEVHAERCLKDLIDTFAQVEVVASEPLVSFRETIVSNLSAKPKPHTASLMDGAFHVTLQARPLPAEVLELIKDDGKNSGNNPQLLRQAVAALAEHRRFSADVKNGVVSSGPSRLGFLGAVLLANFDGTADPVACWATLQDWKESVVAGFQAACESGPMAQEPLYGVAFVVTNIFVDADSDISGGMVLPSVREACRAAMKLHPRRLVEPVYECTVYSSGFTQGKIYASLSRRRSEIVEEVPNEGSDLFYIRCWLPAVEAFGLQDELRVQTQGASTAQLQMSHWEVIDADPYFVPTTKEEFEEHGAEVATKNIAEQLLERIMRRKGLYRERVVENAEKQKFSLKGA